The Anas acuta chromosome 2, bAnaAcu1.1, whole genome shotgun sequence genome contains a region encoding:
- the ACOT13 gene encoding acyl-coenzyme A thioesterase 13, which translates to MPGGTGLAAEGLREAMRYMVESQGFDRVLRKIKLLSATPGKVVCELKVEEEHTNRGGTLHGGLTATLVDVISTAALLHTERAAPGVSVDMNITYTSAAKIGEEVLITAQILKQGRNLAFATVDLTNKATGKLIAQGRHTKYLGN; encoded by the exons ATGCCGGGCGGCACGGGCTTGGCGGCGGAGGGCTTGCGGGAAGCCATGAGGTACATGGTGGAGTCGCAGGGCTTCGACAGGGTGCTCCGCAAG ATAAAACTTCTTTCTGCAACCCCAGGAAAAGTCGTATGTGAATTGAAAGTAGAGGAGGAACATACAAACAGAGGTGGCACATTACATGGAGGCTTGACAGCCACGCTCGTGGATGTGATATCAACAGCAGCGTTGCTGCACACGGAAAGAGCAGCACCAGGGGTCAGCGTGGACATGAACATCAC ATACACTTCAGCTGCTAAGATTGGAGAAGAGGTACTGATTACAGCTCAGATTTTGAAGCAAGGAAGAAATCTTGCATTTGCCACCGTGGATTTAACAAATAAGGCAACAGGGAAGTTAATTGCACAAGGCAGACATACAAAGTATCTAGGCAATTAA